Part of the Roseomonas sp. OT10 genome, AGGAGCCGGTGCTGAAGCAGATCTGCAAGCTGATCGCGGCGGACGAGTACCGGCACTTCAAGCTCTTCTACGACCACATGAAGCGCTACCTGGCGCGGGAGAACCTCTCCTTCCTCCAGCGGCTGAAGGTCGCCATGGGCCGCATCGGCGAGAGCGAGGATGACGAGCTGGCCTTCGCCTATCATTGCGGCAACGAGGGCGCGGAGATTCCCTACAGCCACGACCGCTGCATCGCGGGCTACATGGGCCGGGCGATGGGCTTCTACCGCTTCCGCCACATCGAGCGCGGCATGGGCATGATCTTCAAGTCCATCGGGCTGGAGCCGCGCGGCCGCATGTCCGACCTCGCCGCCAAGGGCGCCTGGAGGCTGCTGCAATGGCGGCGCGGCAAGTACGAGCAGGTCCTGGCCCGCCCCGCCAACGAGAACGCCGCGCGGGCCGCGGCCTGACAGTGACCTGCCGTCGCCCGCTCCTCGCCGCGGCCCTGGCCGCGGCAGCCCCGATGTCGGCCCAGGGCCGGACCGTCCAGGCCCGCACCGCCCAGGCCCAGCCGGCCGTGCCGGCGGCCCCCCCCGGGCGTGACGGCCCCGGCCTGGGAGAGATCGCCCGGTCCCGTGACCTCGCCTACGGGGCCGCGGCGCAGGGCGGCCGCCTCGTCAACGAGACGGACTATGCCCGCGCCTATGAGGTGGAGGCGGCCCTGCTGGTGCCGGAATACGAGGGCAAGTGGGCGGCGCTGCAGCCCACCGAGGGCCGCTTCGACTTCGGCCCGCTGGAAACCCTGACCGGCTGGGCAACCGCGAAGCGGAAGGCGGTCCGCGGCCATGCCCTGGTCTGGCACCAGGACCTCCCCGCCTGGACCCAGGCCGCCCTGGCCGAAGGGCCGCGCCGCGCCCGCGGCGTGCTGGAGGCGCATATGACGGCGGTGCTGGCCCGCACGCGCACCACCATCCGCGATTGGGACGTGGTGAACGAGCCGGTGGCCGACCCGCCCGGCAGCGACACGCCCCAGGCCACGGGGGAGCTGCGCGACACCCCCTGGCTGCGCGCCCTCGGCCCCACCTACCCGGCGCTGGCGCTTCGCCTGGCGCGGGAGCGCGATCCGACGCTGCGGCTGGTGCTGAACGAGTACGGGGTGGAGGAGGAGGCGCCGCACTGCCTGGAGAAGCGCCGCCGGCTGCTCGCCCTGGTGCGCGCGATCCGCAAGGAGGGGGCGCCGCTGGACGCGGTGGGGATGCAGGCGCACCTGCAGATGGACCGGCCCTTCGACCCGGCCTCCTTCACCGCCTTCTGCCAGGAGCTGCGGGCGGAGGGGCTGGAGCTGCTGGTCACCGAGCTGGACATGCGCGAATCCTGGCAGGTGCCGGAGGGCTACCCCGCGCGCGACAAGCTGGTGGCCGAGCGGATCAAAGCCTTCACCGAGGCCGCCCTGGCCGGGGGGGTGAAGACCTTCCTCACCTGGGGCCTGCGGGACGTGGATTCCTGGCTGGTGAAGGACCCCGGCGTGGCGCGCAAGGACGGCCTGCACCATCGCGGCCTGCCGCTGGACTGGGAAGGCAACCGCAAGCCCTTCTGGGAGGCCATGGCGAACGCCTTCCGGTCGGCCTGACGGCCTCGCCGCCCACCCCGCCCGGCGGGCGGGAGGTGCGGTTCAGCCGGGGGCCCCGGCGCGCGCCAGGCCCGCCGCGACCAGGGCCGCGTTTCCGTCCGCCTGCCGGCCATCGGGCAGCAGCGCGCCATCCTCCAGCCCCAGCCGGGCCATCAGCCCCAGCTCCCGGGCGAGATCGAAACAGGGCCAGACGCTGCGGCCCTCGCCATGCAGCTGACGTTCGGCGGGGTGCTGCGCGGCATCCAGCCGATCGAGGATGGCATGGGCCAGGGCGACGGCTTCCGCAGCCGGCAGGTCCGGGATCTCCACCAGGACGCGCCGGCAGTCCAGGCCGAGGGACAGGAGCCGCGCCGCATCCCCGACCGAGGCCAGCCCTGCCTCGATCCCCACGCCCGCCCGCCGCAGCGCGGCCATGCTGTCGGGGGCGTCGGCCTCCGAGAGGTTGACCGAGGCCTCGTCGGGCCGTGCGGCGCCCAGCGCCGCCCAGCCCGCGATCCCGTCATGGCGCTCGACGGGCGGGGCGATCCAGGCGCCCGTCGAGACGGAGACCGGAAGGCCGGTAGCCGCCCGCACGGCCCGTACCGCCGCGCCGATCACCGCCGGGGCGAGCGATTCACACCCCGTGGCGTCGCGCGGGTGCAGGTGCAGCGCGACCGCCCCGACGGCGGCGCAGGCGGCCGCGTCGTGCGCCAGGGCGGCCGTGTCCAGCGGCAGCGCCGGGTGGAAGTCCCTGGGGCGGGCGCCGTTCAGGCATGCCTGGATGCGCATCAGCCCCGGCCCAGCAGGCGCCGGACCCGCTGGCCCCAGCCGTGCAGCCGGCGCGTGAGCCCCTGCTCCATCCTCTCGATCCGCGAGACCGCGCCGGGGAAGCGGCCCGCCAGCCGGCCCCAGCCCCGGGCCGCCCAGAGGTGCTGATCGCGCAGCACGAACAGGCCGAGCGCCAGGAAGATGAAGCCCTGGAGGAAGGGCAGGATGCAGCCCAGCACCCCCAGCACCAGGCAGCTCCAGCCCGCGGCCATCCGCGCGGCATCGGGCCGCAGGACCACCATGGGCACGTCATCCGATACGGTCATGGCCGCGGCAGGTGGTCCGCCCGGGCAGCCCGATCAACGTCCCTGGGAAGGCACTCTCGCGAATGGCATCGCCGGACCCCGCCGGGCGGGGCCATGCGGCGTCATTCCACCCGGGCGCCGGCGGCGCGGACCACCTCCGGCCAGCGCTTCACCTCGGCACGCAGCAGCTCGCCGAAGGCGCCAGGGCCGGTGCCCGTGA contains:
- a CDS encoding acyl-ACP desaturase, with the translated sequence MKHWHIEQIAWDRFDPSKVGPDVIPLVKAAAMVEKNGSDYAVYLNNVFVGDPDFQQAADHWAVEEEQHGDALGRWAMLADPGWDFDTAFARYRAGYKIETTVDASIRGSRTGELIARCMVETGTSSYYTALGDATEEPVLKQICKLIAADEYRHFKLFYDHMKRYLARENLSFLQRLKVAMGRIGESEDDELAFAYHCGNEGAEIPYSHDRCIAGYMGRAMGFYRFRHIERGMGMIFKSIGLEPRGRMSDLAAKGAWRLLQWRRGKYEQVLARPANENAARAAA
- a CDS encoding endo-1,4-beta-xylanase, whose amino-acid sequence is MSAQGRTVQARTAQAQPAVPAAPPGRDGPGLGEIARSRDLAYGAAAQGGRLVNETDYARAYEVEAALLVPEYEGKWAALQPTEGRFDFGPLETLTGWATAKRKAVRGHALVWHQDLPAWTQAALAEGPRRARGVLEAHMTAVLARTRTTIRDWDVVNEPVADPPGSDTPQATGELRDTPWLRALGPTYPALALRLARERDPTLRLVLNEYGVEEEAPHCLEKRRRLLALVRAIRKEGAPLDAVGMQAHLQMDRPFDPASFTAFCQELRAEGLELLVTELDMRESWQVPEGYPARDKLVAERIKAFTEAALAGGVKTFLTWGLRDVDSWLVKDPGVARKDGLHHRGLPLDWEGNRKPFWEAMANAFRSA
- a CDS encoding 3-keto-5-aminohexanoate cleavage protein → MRIQACLNGARPRDFHPALPLDTAALAHDAAACAAVGAVALHLHPRDATGCESLAPAVIGAAVRAVRAATGLPVSVSTGAWIAPPVERHDGIAGWAALGAARPDEASVNLSEADAPDSMAALRRAGVGIEAGLASVGDAARLLSLGLDCRRVLVEIPDLPAAEAVALAHAILDRLDAAQHPAERQLHGEGRSVWPCFDLARELGLMARLGLEDGALLPDGRQADGNAALVAAGLARAGAPG